In the genome of Streptomyces violaceoruber, the window GGTGCTGCGGTTCGCCAACATCCTCGGCCCGGCCGCGGACACGCCGCTCGCCTCGTACTTCGGACTGCCGGTGCTGCCCACCGTGTTCGGCTACGACCCGCGGCTGCAGTTCGTGCACGAGGACGACGTGATCGAGGTGCTGCGGGTCTGCGCGGACGAGCCGCGGCGGGGGACGCTGAACAGCGGAACCTTCAACATCGCCGGGGACGGTGTGCTGCTGCTCTCGCAGTGCTCGCGGCGGCTCGGCCGCCCCACGGTGCCGTTGCTGCTGCCGGCGGTCACCTGGGCGGGTTCGCTCGTGCGTACGCTGGGGATGACGGACTTCTCCCCCGAGCAGATCCGGCTGCTCACCCACGGTCGGGTGGTGGACACCACGCAGATGCGCGAGACGCTGGGATTCAGGCCGAAGTACTCGACGGCCGGGGCGTTCGCGGACTTCGCCCACGGGCGCGGCGCCGGGCTGCTGCCGCCCGAGGCCCTCGCGGGGGCCGTCGACCGGATCGCGGAGCTGTCCCTGCGGGGCAGCGGTCATCTCCCGACGCAGAGCGCCAACTGAGGAGCGCAGCAACGATGGCGGACGCCAAGGTCATTCCGTTCGACGACGACCGGTCGCGGGGAAGCCGCGGCGCGGGGAGCCGGCGCAGGGGCGGCCCGGCCGAGTCGGCGCCGGCGGGTGAGGGGCCGGTGGGCGACGTGCAGCCGCTGCCCGTACGGGGAGCCGCCGCGCAGGACCCGGCACCCGGGCCGGACGAGTCACCCGAACCACGGTCGGCGGTCGGCGACGGCGGCGACCGGGACGAGGGCCTGGAGCGGCGCCTCGCGGCCGGACTGTCCTTCCTGCGCCGCCGGCTCACCGGCGACTACGAGGTCGACGACTTCGGCTACGACGCCGAGCTGACCGACCAGGTGCTGATGTCCCTGCTGCGGCCGGTGTACGAGAAGTACTTCCGGGTCGAGGTGAAGGGCGTGGAGAACATCCCGGCCGAGGGCGGTGCGCTGATCGTCGCCAACCACTCCGGGACGCTGCCGCTGGACGGGCTGATGATGCAGGTCGCCGTGCACGACCACCATCCGGCCGACCGGCACCTGCGGCTGCTGGCGGCGGACCTGGTGTTCGTGCTGCCGGTGGTCAACGAGCTGGCGCGGAAGCTGGGCCACACCCTGGCCTGCGCGGAGGACGCGGAACGGCTGTTGGCGCAGGGCGAGCTGGTCGGGGTGATGCCGGAGGGCTTCAAGGGCATCGGCAAGCCGTTCGGCGAGCGCTACAAGCTCCAGCGGTTCGGGCGGGGCGGCTTCGTGTCCACGGCGCTGCGGCAGGGGGCGCCGATCGTTCCGTGCTCGATCGTCGGGGCGGAGGAGATCTACCCGATGATCGGCAACTCCAAGACGCTGGCGCGGCTGCTGGGCTTCCCGTACTTCCCGCTCACGCCGACCTTCCCGTGGCTGGGGCCGCTGGGCGCGGTGCCGTTGCCGACGAAGTGGACGATCCAGTTCGGTGAGCCGATCCCGACGGACGGCTACGCGCCGGAGGCGGCCGAGGACCCGGTGCTGATGTTCAACCTGACCGACCAGGTGAGAGAGCAGATCCAGCACACGCTCTACAAGCTGCTGGTGCAGCGGAGGTCGGTGTTCTTCTGAGGCGGTGGGGCGCCCCTGGTGCCGGGGCGCCCCTGGTGCCGGGGCGCCCCACCGGGCTCAGTCCGCGTCCTCCGCCTCGATGCCCAGGCCGGGCAGGAGACCCGGGAGGAGGGGCGGGAGGGTGACGTCCGGCTGCGTGGGCGGGGTGTTGCCGCCGCCCGTGGAGGGGGAGGCGGTGCCGCTGTCGTCCTTCGGCGGGTCGAGCAGGCCGCCGGTGCCACCGCCGAGCAGGCCGTCGCTCTCGTCGCCGGAGTCGGCGGACTCGCTGGGCCGGTCGGACTGCGAGCGGCCGCGCTCGGACGTGCCCTCGTCGCCGGTGCGGGGCGCCGAGGAGTGACCGGAGCCGGGGGTGCCGGTGGTCGTCGAGCCGGAACCGCCCGGCAGCCCGGCGTCCCCGCCGCCCTCGTCCTGGGCCGGCGGCTGCGGCAGCATGGACTGCAGCGGGGCCACGTCGTCGTCTATGGCGTCGAACACCGACGACACCTGCTCACTGACGTCCCCGAGTTGCACGGGCAGCCGCTCGCGCAGCGCTCCCCAGGTCTCCCGGTGGGACTGGGAGAAGGCGGAGAGGGCCTGCATGGGGGCCAGCGAGCCGGGGTCGTGGGCGTAGGCCGCGCTGAGCAGGCGGTGGCCCTCGGAGGCGTCGTGCCGCATGCCGGACAGGGCGCGGCGGACCTCACCGAGCGACTCGTGGTCGAGGGGGCCGCTGCGGCCGCGCTCCATCAGCCGACGGGCCTCGCTGAGCCGGGTCGAGGCGAGGTCCAGGTAGGCCCGGCCCCGCTCGTCGTTGCCGTCGGCGAGGCCGAGGCGGAAGTCCTCTATGCCGCGCTTGAGGCCGTAGAGCGAATCGCCGGGCAGAGCGTCCGAACTGGCGGCGGCGACTCCGCCGAAGGCACCGGCGGCCACGCTCACGCTCAGTCCGCCCGCGGTGAGGCCCTTGGCCAGCCGCGAGCGGGGCCGGAACCTGCTCAGCGGCGCCGCCCGATGGGTGCCGCGCGCCCGGCGCTGCTCCGGTACCGACGTGTCCGTCGCCCCGCCGCTCGCGGTGCCCTCCTGCAGCATGGCCTCGAAGGCGGCCACGAGCTGGGCCCGCTGGACGACCTTGACCTCGGGGTCCAGCTCGGGCCGGGGCAGCGTCTCCAGACCATGGGCGAGGGTCACCAGGCGACCCTGCTCGGTCGGTTCCGCGGTGGCCCCGGCGGTCGCCGGCCCTCCGGACTGCTCGGCCGCCGCCCCGGGGTCCGACTGCTCCTCCAGGGCCTGGGCGAAGGCGTTCGCCCGCCGGTGTGCCGATACGTTCGCGATCACTGGCGGCACCTCCTCTCGTCATCACGGTCGACTCCCCAGGGGGTCCTGAGGGTTGCACGCCCCGGTCGGAACCATCCGATCGGGTGATCGGAGTCGGCCAGGGAGTGACCACAGGGAGCCTGCATCCCGCACAACGAGCGGCGCGGCACTTGGGTTACGGACGGCTGATGATCGGGCGGCGGAGTCAACGGTCTTTCACCAGTGGTGACTTGAGGAACACGAAGGGTGAGCGCCGCTGTGGCGTCTCTCAGCGGGCGTCGTCGGGGAGCAGCCGGGCGAGGGTGCGCACGGCCCGGTACTGGAGCGTTTTGATGGCGCCCTCGTTCTTGCCCATGACCCGGGCGGTCTCGGCGACCGAGAGGCCCTGGAGGAAGCGCAGGGTCACGCACTCCTGCTGCTGTGGGTTGAGCCGTCGTACGGCGTCCAGCAGGGCGGCGTTGGAGAGGGACTCGAGGACGGAGTCCTCGGGGGAGCGCTCGACCTCGTTGGCGTCGAGCATCTCGCCGGTGGTGACCTCGAGGCGGAAGCGGCTGGACTTGAAGTGGTCGGCGACCAGGTTGCGGGCGATCGTCACGAGCCAGGCGCCGAAGTCGCGGCCCTGGTAGGTGAAGGTGCCGATGCGCCTGAGCGCCCGCAGAAAGGTCTCGCTGGTGAGGTCCTCGGCGGTGGCCTTGCCTCCCACCCGGTAGTAGATGTAGCGGTACACGGTGTCGCTGTACTGGTCGTAGAGCCGGCCGAAGGCGTCGGCCTCGCCGGCCTGGGCCCGCTCGACCAGCTCCATCATGCGGGCGCTGTCGCTGTCCGCCGCCGGGCGGCGGTGGGTGGTGGCGGCGGCCCCGGACGAGGACGACCGCGCTCGTCTGCCGACGACGGCGCTTCCTTCGGCCAGTGCGTAGCACGGACCGGCGGGCACGGCGGCCGCGGCGAGGGCGGGGACGGCATACGCGGTGGGGACGAAGCCGCGCAACAGGTCTTGCGCTGATTTGACCGTTGCGCGCAGCGTAGCCAGGCCCGAGGCGTCAACCCCGACGTGTGGGTACACGGGACTCCCAGAGGCAGAGCTTCCATCACGTGCAGTACGGAACCATTCACCCGTCGTAGCGAAGGTGGGGTACCGGAATGCGTCTGAGGAGAATAACGCTTCGTGCAGGCACTGCTACGCCCAGTTGCTCAAATCATCGATTACGTCGCTTCTGTGCCCGATTGACGCTCGATCAGATGCGCCAGAATGATCGCTTGGTGACCGGAACGGTTCGGATTCCTGGTGACTACAGAGCGTGTTGTGGCCGATGTGAGTTCAGGGGACTGGAGAGCCCGTCCCGGGGGTACGTCATCCCGATTGGGTCAACGACTGGGTCAACGGCCGGGTCAACGGCGGCGGCGGTGCAGCGCGATGGCCGCCACGGTGCCGCCCGCCACCGCCCCGACGCCCGCGGCCGCGGGGATGCCGACCTTCGCGGCCTTGCGCCCGGTGCGGTAGTCGCGCAGTCGCCACTCCAGCTCGCGGGCGTGCTTGCGCAGCTTGGAGTCCGGGTTGATGGCGTACGGATGTCCGACCAGCGACAGCATCGGGATGTCGTTGTGCGAGTCGCTGTAGGCGGCGCAGCGGGACAGGTCCAGGGCCTCGGCCGTGGCCAGCGCCCGGACCGCCTCGGCCTTCGCGGGGCCGTGCAGCGGCTCGCCGACCAGCTTGCCCGTGTAGACGCCGCCGATCGACTCGGCCACCGTGCCGAGCGCGCCGGTCAGGCCGAGGCGGCGGGCGATCACCTGGGCGATCTCCACCGGGGCGGCCGTCACCAGCCAGACCTTCTGTCCGGCGTCCAGGTGGGCCTGCGCGAGGGCGCGGGTGCCGGGCCAGATCCGCTCGGCCATGTACTCGTCGTAGATCTCCTCGCCGATCGACTTCAGTTCGGAGACGCGGTGGCCCTTGACGATGGAGAGCGCGGAGTCGCGGGCGTCCTGCATGTGCTCCGGGTCCTCGAACCCGGCCAGCCGGAACCAGGCCTGCTGCCAGGCGAAGCGGGCGAGGTCGCGGGTCTCGAAGAACTTCCGCTTGTACAGGCCCCGGCCGAAGTGGAAGATCGCGGCGCCCTGCATGACGGTGTTGTCGAGGTCGAAGAACGCGGCCGCGCGGTCGTCGCCGTGGACCGGGAACTCCGGTTCGGCGACTCCGGAGCCGGGGGTGGTTTCCTGGGAGGTCCCGGCGGTCTCGGCGGCTTCCGCGGACTTGCGGGCTGCCTCCGCCGAGGCCTCGCCTGCCAACACGCTCCGCGCCGTGGCGGAGCGCCTACGGGGAGTGAGCCATCGAAGAGCGGCCATGCCAGTGAGCATAGCCAGCTTGTTCGGATGCTTCGGAGCCGACGGGTTCGCAGGCTGTGAACTCCGGGCGGCGGTGCCGTTAAGCGGCCGTGCTGCGAGGGCTCGCCCGCGGTCCCACCCGCGCTCGCGCCGGCGCGCGCGAGAATGGCCGGCATGAGTCCCCTCTTCCGCCGGAAGCCCACGCAGCCCCCTGAGCACTCCGAGAACCATCTCGTCACCCTCATTCGCAAACCCGGCTGTCATCTGTGTGATGACGCACAGCTCGTCGTCGAGAAGGTCTGCGCGGAACTCGGCGTCCCCTGGGAGGGGAAGGACATCACCGAGGACCGCCAACTCCACGACCAGTACTGGGAGCAGATTCCGGTCGTGCTGGTCGACGGGCGGCAGCACACCTTCTGGCGTGTGAACGAGGAACGGCTGCGCAAGGTACTGACCGATCAGTACAAGTAGTCCGTATGGTCGCTTAGGATCGATGGCGACCAGGTCTCGGGGGCGTTGATCGTGAGGAGCGTGTACGGCTTTGCCCCCGATGAGTGAGGAACGAGAGTACGTATGTGCCGGTTCCCGTTCCGTGCGCCGGGGGCGCGTGACCCCGGTCACGTTGGCCGGGCAAATCGGACACCATCTTTGTGCACGCGTTCACAAAGACATAGCCTGCATTCGACGGGGCGGTCATGTAGGGACGTATGACCGCCTACAGCCCCGCTCTACCCGCAGGAGCACCGTGGCAACTGGCCGAGCACACCGACCGGCGACCCGCAGCCGAGGGATTCCCGAGGCCACCGTCGCCAGGCTTCCGCTGTACCTCCGCGCACTGACCGCGCTGTCCGAGCGCTCGGTGCCCACGGTCTCCTCCGAGGAGCTGGCGGCCGCCGCGGGGGTCAACTCCGCGAAGCTGCGCAAGGACTTCTCCTACCTCGGCTCCTACGGGACCCGCGGTGTCGGCTACGACGTCGAGTATCTCGTCTACCAGATCTCGCGCGAACTCGGCCTCACCCAGGACTGGCCGGTTGTGATCGTCGGTATCGGCAACCTCGGTGCCGCGCTCGCCAACTACGGTGGTTTCGCCTCCCGCGGGTTCCGCGTCGCCGCGCTCATCGACGCCGATCCGGGAATGGCCGGAAAGCCCGTCGCCGGCATCCCGGTGCAGCACACCGACGAGCTGGAGAAGATCATCCAGGACGACGGTGTCTCGATCGGTGTGATCGCGACCCCCGCCGGCGCCGCCCAGCAGGTCTGCGACCGCCTCGTGGCCGCCGGTGTCACCTCCATCCTGAACTTCGCGCCGACCGTGCTGAACGTCCCCGAGGGCGTCGACGTGCGCAAGGTCGACCTCTCCATCGAGCTGCAGATCCTCGCCTTCCACGAGCAGCGCAAGGCGGGCGAGGAGGCCGCGGCCGACGGCGCCGCACCGCCCGTCGCCGCCCGCAAGCAGCAGCGCTCCACCGGCTCCGCCGACCAGGGACCCGACGGGGACGTACCCGCCGTGATGCCGGCATGAGCCTCCTCGTCGTCGGGCTGAGCCACCGCAGCGCCCCCGTCAGCGTGCTCGAGCGGGCCTCGCTGAACGCGGACGCGCAGCTCAAGCTGCTCCAGGACACGGTCGCCGCCGAACCGGCCGCCGAGGCCGCGGTCCTGGCCACCTGCAACCGCATCGAGCTGTACGCCGACGTGGACAAGTTCCACGCCGGTGTCGCCGAGCTGTCCACGCTGCTCGCCCAGCACAGCGGCGTCGGCCTGGAGGAGCTGACCCCCTACCTCTACGTGCACTACGAGGACCGGGCCGTCCACCACCTGTTCTCGGTGGCCTGCGGGCTGGACTCGATGGTGGTCGGCGAGGGGCAGATCCTCGGCCAGATAAAGGACTCCCTGGCCCGCGCCCAGGACCTGCACACCGCCGGACGGCTCCTGAACGACCTGTTCCAGCAGGCGCTGCGGGTCGGCAAGCGCGCCCACTCCGAGACCGGCATCGACCGGGCCGGGCAGTCCCTGGTCACCTTCGGCCTGGAGCAGCTGTCCGCGGGGGCCGACGTCGAGCAGTGGGCGCGGGGCAAGAAGGCGCTGGTCATCGGCGCCGGTTCGATGTCCTCGCTGGCCGCCGCCACGCTGGCGCGGGCCGGGGTCGCCGAGATCGTGGTCGCCAACCGCACCTTCGAGCGCGCCGAGCGCCTCGCGCTCCTGCTCGAAGAGCAATATGGACAACGTCTTTCCGAGGGCGACGACACGGACGTGCTGGCCCGCGCGGTACCGATGGACGCGGTGCCGGGCGAGCTGACACGTGCCGACGTGGCCGTTTCCTGTACGGGCGCGACCGGTCTCGTCCTCACGGCCGACTCCGTGGCGGCGGCGGTGGAGGGCCGTACCGGCGCACCCGCCGTCGAGGACACCGCCGTACGGGAGACCGCCGTACGGGAAGCCGGCGAAACGCCACTGCCGGGTGCCGGGAGCGCCACCGACGAGAACTGCCCCCTGGACCTCTCCTCCGTGTCCTCCGTCCCCTCCGGCTTCTCCGTCATGGGCGAGGCCGCCGTGGCCGGCATGGACGCGGCGACGCTGGAGCAGCACGGGGCGTGGGCCGCGGGCGGTACGGCGGTGGACCGGACGCGCGAGGCGGGCCGGAGCGGTCCGGAGGCGGACGCCGAGCTGATCGGCGCGCTCGCCGCGACGGCGACCCGCGTCGGCCGCATCCCCGAGCGCCGCCGCCCGGAGCCCGTCGCCGAGGCGCCCCGCCCGCAGCCCGTGCTCTTCCTGCTCGACCTCGCGATGCCGCGGGACGTCGACGCCGCCGTGCACCGGCTGGCCGGGGTCCGCCTGGTGGACATCGAGTCGCTCGCCGACGCCTCGGCCGACGCACCGATGGCCGCCGACGTCGACATGGTCCGCCGGATCGTCGCCGACGAGGTCGCGGCCTTCGGCGCCGCCCAGCGCGCCGCGCACATCACGCCCACCGTGGTCGCGCTGCGCAGCATGGCCGCGGACGTCGTGGCCGGCGAGATCGCCCGCCTGGAAGGGCGGCTGCCGGGGCTCGACGACAAGCACCGGGCCGAGATCACCCAGACCGTCAAGCGTGTGGTCGACAAGCTGCTGCACGCGCCGACGGTGCGGGTCAAGCAGCTCGCCGCCGAACCCGGCGGTGCCGGGTACGCGGACGCGCTGCGCACCCTGTTCGACCTCGACCAGGAGACGGTGGCCTCCGTCTCCCGCGCCGAGAACAGCACTGAGAAGAACCGAGGGCCGGCATGACTGAGAAGGCACTGAGGCTGGGGACCAGGCGGAGCAAGCTCGCCATGGCCCAGTCCGGGCAGGTGGCGGACGCCGTGAGCCAGGTGACCGGTCGGCCCGTTGAGCTGGTCGAGATCACCACGTACGGGGACACGTCGCGGGAGCACCTGGCGCAGATCGGCGGCACGGGGGTGTTCGTCGCCGCGCTGCGCGACGCGCTGCTGCGGGGTGAGGTGGACTTCGCGGTTCACTCGCTCAAGGACCTCCCCACCGCGCAGCACGAGGGCCTGGTCGTGGCCGCGATCCCGGAGCGCGAGGACCCGCGGGACGTGGTCGTCGCCCGGGACGCGCGCAAGCTGACCGACCTCCCGCGCGGGGCGCGCGTCGGCACGGGCGCGCCGCGCCGCATGGCGCAGCTGAACGCGTACGCCCGCACCCACGGGATGGAGATCGAGACCGTCCCGATCCGGGGCAACGTGGACACGCGCATCGGATACGTCCGCAGCGGTGAGCTGGACGCGGTCGTGCTGGCCGCCGCCGGGCTGAACCGGGTGGGGCGCATCGACGAGGTGACCGACTTCCTGTCGGTCGACACGGTTTTGCCGGCCCCCGGCCAGGGGGCACTGGCGGTCGAGTGCGCGGCGGACAACGCCTCGCTGATCGCCGCGCTCGCCGAGCTCGACGACCCGTTCACGCGGGCCGCCGTAACGGCCGAGCGGTCACTGCTCGCCGCCCTGGAGGCCGGCTGCAGCGCACCCGTGGGGGCGCTGGCCGACCTTCTGGCCGACGGGCAGACTGTCAAGGAAATGCGCCTGCGCGGCGTCGTCGGCACGACCGACGGCTCGACGCTGGTGCAGCTGTCCACCACCGGTCCCGTGCCCGAGACGCACGAGGCGGCGCTGGCGCTCGGCGGCGAACTCGCCGCCGAGATGCTCGCCCAGGGCGCGGCCGGTCTGATGGGGGAGCGAGCACAGTGAGCCCCACCACCCTTCCCGCCGGTCCTGAACACGGGCACGTCACCTTCCTCGGTGCCGGACCCGGAGATCCGGGACTGCTGACTCTGCGCGCCGTCGAGGCGCTGGCGCACGCGGACGTCCTCGTCGCCGAGCACGAGGTGCTCGACGTCGTACGCACGCACGCGAAGCAGGGCGTGTCGGAAGTGCACACGGATGCCGATCCGTCGGATCCGGGCACAGGCGCGCCCCAGCTGACGGTAGTTGACGGTGCGTCAACGACCTTCGGCGCCCCCGCTGTGCGGGATGCCGCACATCTTGTCATGGAGGCCGCGCGGGGCGGCAGGCGGGTCGTGCGTGCGGTGACCGGGGATCCCGGGCTCGACGCGTACGCCGCCGAGGAGATGCTGGCGTGCGCCGCGGCCGGGGTGCCCTTCGAGGTCGTCCCGGGCATTGCGAACGCCGTCGGCGTGCCCGCGTACGCCGGTGTGCCGCTGCGGGACGCGGAGGGCGCGGACGTGCGCTTCGTGGACGCCCGTACGGCCTCGGACCGCTGCTGGACCGAGGTGGGCGCCTCCGACGGCACGGTGGTGGTGTCGACGACGCTCGACTCGGTGGCCGCGGCGGCCGGTGAGCTGGTCTCGGCCGGCCGCAAGCCGGACACCCCGCTGACGGTGACCATCGCCGGTACGACCACGCGGCAGCGCACCTGGACGGCGACGCTGGGCACGGTCGCGCAGACGCTGAAGCAGGCGAAGGTGCTGCCGTCCCCGGACGGCGGCCGCCCGGTGATAGCCGTGGTCGGCGAGCGCAGCTCCGCCGCCCGGCGCGACCAGCTGTCGTGGTTCGAGTCCAAGCCGCTGTTCGGCTGGAAGGTCCTCGTCCCGCGCACGAAGGAGCAGGCGGCTTCGCTCTCCGACCAGCTGCGGTCCTACGGGGCCGTCCCGAGCGAGGTTCCGACCATCGCGGTGGAGCCGCCGCGCACCCCGCAGCAGATGGAGCGGGCGGTCAAGGGCCTGGTGACGGGCCGCTACGAGTGGATCGCGTTCACGTCGGTCAACGCGGTCAAGGCGGTCCGTGAGAAGTTCGAGGAGTACGGGCTGGACGCCCGCGCCTTCGCGGGCATCAAGGTCGCGGCGGTGGGCGAGCAGACGGCCAACGCGCTGATCGCCTTCGGCGTCAAGCCGGACCTGGTCCCGAGCGGCGAGCAGTCGGCCGCCGGTCTCCTGGAGGACTGGCCGCCCTACGACCCGGTCTTCGACCCGATCGACCGTGTCTTCCTGCCCCGCGCCGACATCGCCACGGAGACCCTGGTCGCCGGGCTGATCGAGCTGGGCTGGGAGGTCGACGACGTCACCGCCTACCGCACGGTGCGCGCCTCGCCGCCGCCGGCCACGACCCGGGAGGCCATCAAGGGCGGCGGCTTCGACGCGGTGCTCTTCACGTCGTCCTCCACGGTCCGCAACCTCGTCGGCATCGCGGGCAAGCCGCACAACGTCACGGTGATCGCCTGCATCGGCCCGGCGACGGCCAAGACGGCCGAGGAACACGGGCTGCGCGTCGACGTGATGTCCCCCGAGCCGTCCGTCACCAAGCTGGCGGAGGCCCTGGCCGACTTCGGCCTGCGGCGCCGGGCGGCGGCCCTGGAGGCGGGGGATCCGGTGACGCGGCCGAGCGAACGGCGGCCGGGGTCGCGGAGACGGCGGTCGTCGACCTGAGGTGGTCCTCCACGTGAGCCGATGCGGGGCGTCCTTTGCGGGCGCCCCGTCGTCGTTGCCCCGGACCGCGTTGCCCCGGACGGCGTTCGCTCGGCCGCGTCGTACCGGCCGCGTCGTACCGGCGAGCGTCCCACCCTGGATCCGCAGCGCGGACGTCCGCCGGGAACCGTACGCGCGCGGGGGCGGAGAACACGGGCAAGGGCTTCGCGCTCCAGTACGGGGCGGTTGCGCTTAGCCTTGGGCGACTTGACGACGGTGGAGGGTGCATGACCGGGTTGGGCAGGCTCGACGGCAAGCGGACTCTGGTGATCGGGGGTGGCGGGGCAGGGATCGGCCGGAGCATCGTCCGTTCCTGTGCGGCCGCGGGGGCGGCGGTGGCGGTGGCCGACGTGGATGCCGCACGGGCGACCGAGGCGGCGGACGAGTTGCTGGCGGCCGGACACGTCGCCCACGCGCTGAGCGGCGACGTCCGTTCCCGCGAGCAACTCGAAGACGTGATCGTCGGCGCGGCCGACCGGCTCGGCGGGCTCGACGTCCTGATCACGGTGGTCGGCGGGCAGGTGGCCTTCGTACCCGCGGTCAGACTGCACGAGATGGCCGACGCCGACTGGGACACCGTCTACGAACTGAACCTGCGCTATGTGGCTCGCGCGGTGCGACGCGTGCTGCGGCTGTTCCTGGAACAGGGCACCGGCGGGAACATCGTCGGCATCGGCTCGGTCACCGGGTTCATGGCCGCGCCGATGCAGGCCGGTTACGGCGCCGCCAAGGCCGGCCTGCACAGCCTGGCGCGGACCGTCGCGGCCGAGTACGCGGCCGACGGCATCCGGATGAACGTCGTCGCGGGCGGGGCGATCAGTACCGCCGTCAACGCCGGCCCCTCCGACGCATGGGTTCCGGAGATACCGGCGGGCCGCTACGGCACGTCGGAGGAGATGGCTGCCGCGGCCGTCTACCTGGCCTCGGACGAGTCGCGCTACGTCACCGGCCAGCAGATCGTCCTGGACGGCGGGGTCTCGGTCCGCGGTCCCTTCCCCGAGTAGCCGAGGGCGAGGGGCGTACCCGTCACGGGCGCTCCGCCGGCCGGTGCAGCCCGCTCAGGTCCAGCGTCGGGGCGGGCGGCAGGGGGGCCGGGCGGGGCGGCGGGTCGGCCTGGAAGGACTGGAAGAGGTAGGTCAGGAGGCGGTGGGCGGCGGGGACGGCGGTCTCGGGGGGCTGGGAGGCCAGGCCGCTCACGGCCAGGAGGAGCAGGGGGATGTCGGCGGGGGAGAAGTCCTCGCGGAGCCGGCCCGCGTCGCGGGCGCGCCGGACCAGGTGGGCCAGGCGCTCCTCGGCGCAGGCGCGTTCCCGGTCGTAGTCCAGGGACGCCGGGAAACCGGCCATGAACACCGTCTCGAAGCCGCGGTCGGTGACCAGCGTGGTGCACACCTTCCGCAGGAGCGTGTACAGGCCGTGTCCCGGGTCGGGGTCGGCCAGGGCCTCGTCGAACGCGGCCGCGCACACGGTGAGCTGGTCGTCGAAGGCCGCGGCCACGAGGGACGAGCGGGTGGGGAAGCGGCGGTAGAGGGTGGCCACGCCGACGCCCGCCCGGCGGGCGACCGCGCTCATCGGGGCGTCGACGCCCCGGGCGGAGAAGACCTCGCGCGCGGCCTCCAGGACGCGTTCGCGGTTGCGGCGGGCATCGGCCCGCAGCGCGTCCGGCGCCGGAGCCTCCCCGGTGGTGTGCTCCGCGGGGTTGTGAGAGGGCTGGT includes:
- a CDS encoding HAD family hydrolase yields the protein MAALRWLTPRRRSATARSVLAGEASAEAARKSAEAAETAGTSQETTPGSGVAEPEFPVHGDDRAAAFFDLDNTVMQGAAIFHFGRGLYKRKFFETRDLARFAWQQAWFRLAGFEDPEHMQDARDSALSIVKGHRVSELKSIGEEIYDEYMAERIWPGTRALAQAHLDAGQKVWLVTAAPVEIAQVIARRLGLTGALGTVAESIGGVYTGKLVGEPLHGPAKAEAVRALATAEALDLSRCAAYSDSHNDIPMLSLVGHPYAINPDSKLRKHARELEWRLRDYRTGRKAAKVGIPAAAGVGAVAGGTVAAIALHRRRR
- a CDS encoding redox-sensing transcriptional repressor Rex, whose amino-acid sequence is MATGRAHRPATRSRGIPEATVARLPLYLRALTALSERSVPTVSSEELAAAAGVNSAKLRKDFSYLGSYGTRGVGYDVEYLVYQISRELGLTQDWPVVIVGIGNLGAALANYGGFASRGFRVAALIDADPGMAGKPVAGIPVQHTDELEKIIQDDGVSIGVIATPAGAAQQVCDRLVAAGVTSILNFAPTVLNVPEGVDVRKVDLSIELQILAFHEQRKAGEEAAADGAAPPVAARKQQRSTGSADQGPDGDVPAVMPA
- a CDS encoding lysophospholipid acyltransferase family protein; the protein is MADAKVIPFDDDRSRGSRGAGSRRRGGPAESAPAGEGPVGDVQPLPVRGAAAQDPAPGPDESPEPRSAVGDGGDRDEGLERRLAAGLSFLRRRLTGDYEVDDFGYDAELTDQVLMSLLRPVYEKYFRVEVKGVENIPAEGGALIVANHSGTLPLDGLMMQVAVHDHHPADRHLRLLAADLVFVLPVVNELARKLGHTLACAEDAERLLAQGELVGVMPEGFKGIGKPFGERYKLQRFGRGGFVSTALRQGAPIVPCSIVGAEEIYPMIGNSKTLARLLGFPYFPLTPTFPWLGPLGAVPLPTKWTIQFGEPIPTDGYAPEAAEDPVLMFNLTDQVREQIQHTLYKLLVQRRSVFF
- a CDS encoding ECF subfamily RNA polymerase sigma factor, BldN family; this translates as MYPHVGVDASGLATLRATVKSAQDLLRGFVPTAYAVPALAAAAVPAGPCYALAEGSAVVGRRARSSSSGAAATTHRRPAADSDSARMMELVERAQAGEADAFGRLYDQYSDTVYRYIYYRVGGKATAEDLTSETFLRALRRIGTFTYQGRDFGAWLVTIARNLVADHFKSSRFRLEVTTGEMLDANEVERSPEDSVLESLSNAALLDAVRRLNPQQQECVTLRFLQGLSVAETARVMGKNEGAIKTLQYRAVRTLARLLPDDAR
- a CDS encoding glutamyl-tRNA reductase, whose product is MSLLVVGLSHRSAPVSVLERASLNADAQLKLLQDTVAAEPAAEAAVLATCNRIELYADVDKFHAGVAELSTLLAQHSGVGLEELTPYLYVHYEDRAVHHLFSVACGLDSMVVGEGQILGQIKDSLARAQDLHTAGRLLNDLFQQALRVGKRAHSETGIDRAGQSLVTFGLEQLSAGADVEQWARGKKALVIGAGSMSSLAAATLARAGVAEIVVANRTFERAERLALLLEEQYGQRLSEGDDTDVLARAVPMDAVPGELTRADVAVSCTGATGLVLTADSVAAAVEGRTGAPAVEDTAVRETAVREAGETPLPGAGSATDENCPLDLSSVSSVPSGFSVMGEAAVAGMDAATLEQHGAWAAGGTAVDRTREAGRSGPEADAELIGALAATATRVGRIPERRRPEPVAEAPRPQPVLFLLDLAMPRDVDAAVHRLAGVRLVDIESLADASADAPMAADVDMVRRIVADEVAAFGAAQRAAHITPTVVALRSMAADVVAGEIARLEGRLPGLDDKHRAEITQTVKRVVDKLLHAPTVRVKQLAAEPGGAGYADALRTLFDLDQETVASVSRAENSTEKNRGPA
- a CDS encoding glutaredoxin family protein, which codes for MSPLFRRKPTQPPEHSENHLVTLIRKPGCHLCDDAQLVVEKVCAELGVPWEGKDITEDRQLHDQYWEQIPVVLVDGRQHTFWRVNEERLRKVLTDQYK
- a CDS encoding NAD-dependent epimerase/dehydratase family protein, with protein sequence MGKVVLVTGVARQLGGRFVRRVQRDPGVERVIGVDAVAPEHHLGGAEFVQADIRQSAIGRVLAQTRADTVVHLDVTGTPLGSGSRASVKETNVIGTMQLLGACQKSPTVRRLVVKSSTNVYGSAPRDPAVCVETTAPKSLPSGGFAKDAVEVEGYVRGFARRRPDVSVTVLRFANILGPAADTPLASYFGLPVLPTVFGYDPRLQFVHEDDVIEVLRVCADEPRRGTLNSGTFNIAGDGVLLLSQCSRRLGRPTVPLLLPAVTWAGSLVRTLGMTDFSPEQIRLLTHGRVVDTTQMRETLGFRPKYSTAGAFADFAHGRGAGLLPPEALAGAVDRIAELSLRGSGHLPTQSAN
- a CDS encoding DUF5667 domain-containing protein, which translates into the protein MIANVSAHRRANAFAQALEEQSDPGAAAEQSGGPATAGATAEPTEQGRLVTLAHGLETLPRPELDPEVKVVQRAQLVAAFEAMLQEGTASGGATDTSVPEQRRARGTHRAAPLSRFRPRSRLAKGLTAGGLSVSVAAGAFGGVAAASSDALPGDSLYGLKRGIEDFRLGLADGNDERGRAYLDLASTRLSEARRLMERGRSGPLDHESLGEVRRALSGMRHDASEGHRLLSAAYAHDPGSLAPMQALSAFSQSHRETWGALRERLPVQLGDVSEQVSSVFDAIDDDVAPLQSMLPQPPAQDEGGGDAGLPGGSGSTTTGTPGSGHSSAPRTGDEGTSERGRSQSDRPSESADSGDESDGLLGGGTGGLLDPPKDDSGTASPSTGGGNTPPTQPDVTLPPLLPGLLPGLGIEAEDAD